One Leptolyngbyaceae cyanobacterium genomic window carries:
- a CDS encoding CHAT domain-containing protein yields the protein MSSYRYLALSILTFFLVTLGLPAIAHNTFTFDNLKPISHINNTKFFITNSSPHPPISPPPHPISQSPTNSLEQGKQLYDTGRFAEAAEIWEQAARKLEQQRELPDRALSYNYLGIVYQDLGEWEKARNAIDRAIKLIPQINDTFLSAQILNTQGSFYLNTGNPEAALESWKQAENGYRSLKDTTGIIISQINQAQAWQTLGVYQQARKKLAEINQELTLLPDSLLKVRGLRSLGVTLQVVGDLEESQSVLSESLAIAKRLNAIEDIGETLFRLGNTARAKGDIQAALNFYQQVTSISTNPLNQLEAQLNQLSLLVDEKEIDKARALLPEIQANLANLPASRGGIYAHINLAKSLMEMGDLESAQILAKAVQQARELSDIRAESYALGQLGNLYEQAQQWSDALSLTQQAILLAQKINATDISASWYWQEGRILKARDRIPDAIAAYDRAVNALQYIRQDLVAVNPDVQFSFREQVEPVYRQFVQLLLQNVDNLPEITKQQQLQRSREVIEGLQLAELENFFREACLNYQSKPIEEIDSQAAVIYPIILDNSIEVILSLPGQSLQHYQTNLSEAELTKVFEELRQTLNPVFLPAEVLPSAQKIYDWLVRPAETTLANRNIKTLVFVLDGVLRSLPMSVLHDGKQYLIERYSIALTPGLQLLESRQLSPKQLRTLAGGLIEARQGFAPLPGVKEEIAEIAENFRTQVLVDQNFTRANFQNELERVPFSVVHLATHGQFSSKAEDTFLLTWDSRINVKDLDRVLRGREGQEPIELLVLSACQTAKGDNRAALGLAGVAVRSGARSTLATLWSVQDRSTAQLIAEFYRLLTQNRVNKAEALRQAQLYLLKSNDYKHPYYWSPFVLVGNWR from the coding sequence GTGAGCAGTTATCGCTATTTAGCCCTGTCAATCCTAACTTTTTTTCTGGTAACATTAGGCTTACCAGCGATCGCGCATAATACGTTTACTTTTGATAATCTAAAACCAATTTCTCATATAAATAATACTAAATTTTTCATAACAAACTCTTCCCCCCACCCCCCCATCTCCCCACCTCCCCATCCTATTTCCCAATCTCCAACCAATTCATTAGAACAAGGCAAACAACTTTACGATACAGGAAGATTCGCAGAAGCAGCAGAAATTTGGGAACAAGCAGCCAGAAAACTCGAGCAACAAAGAGAATTGCCAGATCGAGCTTTAAGCTATAACTATCTGGGGATTGTTTATCAAGATTTAGGAGAGTGGGAAAAAGCCCGAAATGCGATCGATCGAGCCATCAAACTTATCCCTCAAATCAATGACACTTTTCTTTCTGCTCAAATTCTGAATACCCAAGGCAGTTTCTATCTAAATACCGGAAATCCAGAAGCCGCTTTAGAAAGCTGGAAACAAGCAGAAAACGGCTATCGTTCCCTGAAAGATACTACGGGAATTATTATCAGTCAAATTAATCAAGCTCAAGCTTGGCAAACTTTAGGAGTTTATCAACAAGCACGCAAAAAATTAGCAGAAATCAATCAAGAGCTTACATTATTACCTGATTCCTTATTGAAAGTTAGAGGATTGCGTAGTTTAGGAGTTACCTTACAAGTAGTAGGTGATTTAGAAGAATCTCAATCTGTCTTATCGGAAAGTTTAGCCATTGCCAAACGACTTAATGCTATCGAAGATATAGGAGAAACTTTATTTAGATTAGGCAATACTGCTAGGGCAAAAGGAGATATTCAAGCAGCATTAAATTTTTACCAACAAGTAACAAGTATTTCAACTAATCCCCTCAACCAACTAGAAGCACAACTCAACCAACTGAGTCTTTTAGTTGATGAGAAAGAAATCGATAAAGCACGAGCATTACTGCCCGAAATTCAAGCAAATTTAGCGAATTTACCAGCCAGTAGAGGAGGTATTTACGCTCACATTAATTTAGCAAAAAGCTTGATGGAAATGGGCGATCTCGAATCGGCACAAATATTAGCAAAAGCAGTTCAACAAGCCAGAGAATTGTCAGATATCAGGGCAGAGTCTTATGCTTTGGGACAATTAGGGAATTTGTACGAACAAGCACAACAATGGTCAGATGCCCTTTCTTTAACCCAACAAGCAATATTGCTAGCACAGAAAATTAACGCGACGGATATCTCCGCTAGTTGGTATTGGCAAGAAGGTAGAATTTTGAAAGCACGAGATCGAATACCAGATGCGATCGCAGCATACGATCGGGCCGTCAATGCCTTACAATATATCCGTCAAGATTTAGTTGCCGTCAACCCCGACGTGCAGTTTTCCTTCCGCGAACAAGTAGAACCAGTTTATCGCCAATTTGTCCAACTACTTTTGCAAAATGTAGATAATCTACCTGAAATCACCAAACAACAACAATTGCAACGTTCTAGAGAAGTTATCGAAGGACTGCAATTAGCAGAATTAGAGAATTTCTTTCGGGAAGCTTGCCTTAACTATCAATCAAAACCGATCGAAGAAATTGATTCCCAAGCAGCAGTCATTTATCCGATTATTTTAGACAACAGCATAGAAGTAATTCTCTCTCTTCCCGGACAATCATTACAACATTACCAAACAAACCTTTCTGAAGCCGAATTAACTAAAGTATTTGAGGAACTGCGCCAAACTTTAAACCCGGTTTTTTTACCAGCAGAAGTTTTACCTTCTGCCCAAAAAATATATGATTGGTTAGTGCGTCCGGCAGAAACAACCCTAGCAAATCGTAATATCAAAACCTTAGTATTTGTCCTTGATGGAGTATTACGCAGTTTACCAATGTCAGTACTCCATGATGGCAAACAATATTTAATAGAACGTTATAGTATTGCCCTGACCCCAGGCTTACAACTTTTAGAATCCCGTCAGCTTTCTCCCAAACAATTAAGAACATTAGCTGGGGGTTTAATAGAAGCAAGACAAGGTTTTGCACCTTTACCTGGAGTAAAAGAAGAAATAGCTGAAATTGCCGAAAATTTTCGCACTCAAGTGTTAGTTGATCAAAACTTTACTCGCGCTAATTTCCAGAACGAACTAGAAAGAGTACCTTTTTCTGTCGTTCATCTAGCCACCCACGGTCAGTTTAGTTCAAAAGCAGAAGATACTTTTCTATTAACTTGGGACTCCCGCATTAACGTCAAAGATTTAGACCGCGTACTCAGAGGAAGGGAAGGACAAGAACCGATCGAACTATTAGTTTTAAGTGCTTGTCAAACCGCAAAAGGAGATAACCGTGCAGCTTTAGGACTAGCAGGAGTTGCGGTACGTTCTGGTGCTAGGAGTACTTTAGCAACTCTTTGGTCAGTACAAGATCGATCGACCGCTCAACTGATCGCGGAATTTTACCGACTGCTGACCCAAAATAGAGTAAATAAAGCAGAAGCTCTACGCCAAGCCCAACTATATTTATTAAAATCTAACGATTATAAACATCCTTATTATTGGTCGCCTTTTGTTTTAGTGGGTAATTGGCGATGA
- a CDS encoding DUF928 domain-containing protein, with protein sequence MSSVNYRFKALTVGLAIDLLLSSGLPALAQLPLGDTTFSSEQITFEESFTPPGDGQPKDTSGAGSRDGLRCSANEQPIRPLMPKRNYGLTFQERPSIFIYLPKTSARQVLLAFRDEAGKYYERAFLPIDNNAQIVSFQLPDDKSPLTVGKNYQWSLVIVCQETVQPDDPVFRGWVQRVGKSPELDRELAAKPVIEQLAWYGANGYWYDLMQTMVQARQTHPDSRQLMSLWERLLQSVGLGAIAASQ encoded by the coding sequence ATGAGTTCAGTCAACTATCGCTTCAAAGCTTTAACTGTTGGTTTAGCGATCGATCTCTTATTAAGCTCGGGATTACCTGCACTAGCTCAATTGCCATTAGGAGACACAACCTTTTCATCAGAACAAATTACTTTTGAGGAGAGTTTTACTCCACCAGGAGACGGACAGCCAAAAGATACATCAGGCGCGGGTTCTCGTGATGGACTGAGGTGTTCGGCAAACGAACAACCGATTCGACCTTTAATGCCGAAACGGAATTATGGATTAACTTTTCAGGAACGTCCATCTATATTTATTTACTTGCCTAAAACTTCGGCGCGGCAAGTTTTGTTGGCTTTTCGAGATGAAGCAGGCAAGTATTACGAAAGAGCTTTTTTGCCGATCGATAATAATGCTCAAATTGTCAGCTTTCAATTACCCGATGACAAATCACCCCTAACAGTTGGTAAAAATTATCAATGGTCTTTAGTAATTGTTTGTCAAGAAACGGTACAACCAGACGATCCCGTGTTTCGAGGTTGGGTGCAGCGAGTGGGAAAATCCCCTGAGTTGGATAGAGAACTAGCCGCTAAACCCGTGATCGAGCAACTAGCATGGTACGGTGCTAATGGATATTGGTATGACTTAATGCAGACTATGGTGCAAGCAAGGCAAACTCACCCAGACTCGCGCCAGCTAATGTCTTTGTGGGAAAGGCTTTTGCAATCGGTGGGACTCGGTGCGATCGCGGCTTCTCAATAA